A segment of the Helicobacter sp. 'house sparrow 1' genome:
CCTTAGGATGGTTGCTTATGATGTTTACCATTCTTATTGCTTGGGTATTTTTTAGAGCGGAAAGTTTTCAGGGTGCATTAAACTTATTGCGCTCTTTATTGGGGATTTCTTGGGTAAGTCTTCCTGAAGGAAAACATCTCATTCCCTCTTTATTGCGTAACATCAATGGAAGTGAATTTACTATAGCAATGCTAATCATAGGATTTATGATGTGCCTATGCTTTAAAAATAGCATTGAAAAAATGCAAGCATTAAAGACTGATTTAAAAACAGCTCTTTTTACAGCCTTTTTGCTTGCAGTTGGAATCTTGGGCTGTGTTGGGGTGAGATATCAAGAATTCATTTATTTTAATTTTTAGGTTTGATAATGCAAAACTATAAAAGATTTAGTATTTTTGTGTTAGGTCTTAGCGGTATCTTTATAGGGATAGTATGCTTTTGGCTTTTTCTCTATGATCCCCTGCAGGTTTTTCATAAGCCCTATTTTAGAAAGACTACTTTTTCTAAAGATATGCGTCTACAAGATAAAGGGATTATCAAGCATTATGATTTTGATTCTTTTATTATTGGAGATTCGGCAACTCAAAATATTCCTGCAATGTATACACAATATAAACTTGGAGATAAGTGGGTAAATATCACACCCGTAGGATCAGGGTTTTATGAAAAATACATCATATTGAAGTATCTCTTTGTAACAAAAGAGCCAAAAAATATAATCTATGGACTTAATGTCAGCTTGGCCAAAGAGGGGCAAGATGATGTGAGAAGCTACAGCTTTTTATATGATAAAAATCCATTTAATGATATAAAGGTTTATTTGAATCGAAAATTTATTGGCTGTGCTCTTGTATTTTCTAAATCAAAAAAATGTGTAGGTTATGAGGATTTGGAGAATCTTACTCACTGGATGGATGATCCTCATACTCTAACAAGGCTAGGACAATATAACAACTGGTTTGCTAATGAGGCTGAAAGACAGGAAGAGATTGCTAGATTAAAGCGAGTGCGAAATAAGACCTTTAGCTTTACTTCTAAGAATTTTAATGTGGAATCTTTTAAACAACATGTGCAAGATTATATTTTTTCTTTAGTAAAAGAGCATCCTCAAACAAAATTTTATTTTTTAATACCAATTTACCCCACTTATTTTTACAAAACCAGTAAAGAGGAATATATAACTAAATATTTTCAGATTTTAAAATGGTTTGTAGATGAGAGTGAAAAGTATACTAATGTTGTAATTTATGGTTTAAGTGATTTAGATTATGTAGATGACCTTTCAAACTACAAAGATCATGTGCACTATAGTATGGAAGCAAATGTAATGCAAATTGATAGTATCGCAGAGCATAAGCACATTATCAATACAAAAAATATAGATTCATTTCTCAAAACCATAGAAGATAAAACCAATCAATATAATGTCCAGCCATTGATAGATATTTTAATGGGCAAGAATTAGGTAGATTTGAGATAAAAAACTATGGCGTTGTACTTTGTTTTAAGAAGAGATAAATCGCTTCAATTTCTTCGCCAGTAAGGTGATATTTTGGCATTACGCTTTTATCTTGCAGAGTTTTAATTTTAAAGGTTTGAAAATCAAGCTTTGTAATATCAGGTCCTCTTAATACCTTTTGTTTCCCTTTCTCTTTATAAATTGCAATTATTTTTCCCTCTCCTTTTTTTCCATGACATTGGATGCATCCAATACCTCTTGGATTCTTGTAGAGCTCTTGACCATATTCTTCAGTTGTGATAAAACTCTCATCTTTACTATACATAAAAATACATAGCATCAACACTAGCCAAGCCTGTTTCATACCCACCCTTTTATGTGCTTTTTAATTTGTTTGTATTATAATTAAAAATATTTTAATTAAGGTTGTAAATGGTTATTTTAGATGGCAAAGCATTAGCAAAAACACAGGAAGAAGAGATTGTAAAGGAGGTTGAAGAACTACGCAAAGAATCCATTATCCCTACACTAGCTGTTATTTTAGTAGGCGATGATTCAGCAAGCGCATCCTATGTAAGTATGAAAGCAAAAGCATCGCATCGTGTGGGAATTAATTCTGTTGTGCAGACTTATCACAAAAGTATTACTCAAGAGGAACTATTAAATGCAATTAGAGATCTTAATAATGATGATAGAATTGATGGTATTTTAGTGCAGTTACCTCTGCCATCTCATATTAATACCCAAGATGTTTTAGAAGCTATTGATCCTAGTAAAGATGTTGATGGATTTCATCCTTATAATATGGGAAGAATGCATGCTGGAATTAAAACACTATTTCCGGCTACTCCAATGGGAGTGATGCAACTATTACATCATTATAAGATTAGTGTCCTTGGTAAGAATGTGGCAATTGTGGGGGCAAGTAATATTGTAGGCAAACCTCTTGCAGCATTAATGTTAAAAGAGGGTGCTACCGTTAGCATCTGCCATATCCATACGCAAGATATTTCTGTTTTTACAAAGATGGCAGATATTGTTTGCGTGGGAGTTGGAAAGCCTAATCTAATTACAAGAGATATGGTGAAAGAGGGAGTTATTATTGTAGATATTGGGATTAGTAGATTGGAAAATGGCAAGTTAGTGGGAGATGTGAGTGAGGATGTAGCATCAAAGAGTAGCTTTTTTACCCCTGTTCCTGGCGGTGTAGGTCCAATGACGATATCAGCATTATTACAAAATACTATAACAGCATCAAAAATCAGAAAGAGGTTGCAATGAATTTTCTTAAAGCTTTACGCCATTTTTCATCAACTTGGACAGGGACTATCATCATCGTTTTATTTTTTATTTTCTTTATAGCACAGGCATTTGTGATTCCATCAAGATCTATGGTAGGAACTTTATATGAAGGAGATATGCTACTGGTTAAAAAATTTTCTTATGGGATACCTACACCTAGAATTCCTTGGGTGGATTTACCTGTAGTTCCAGATTTTTTTAATAATGGTCATTTGATAGAAGGGAAACATCCAAAACGTGGAGATATTGTAGTTTTCATTCCGCCTCATCAGCAAAAAGTTTATTTTGTAAAGAGAAATTTTGCAGTAGGTGGAGATGAGGTTTTATTCACTTCAAAAGGGTTGTATTTACACTGCTTTGAGGGAAATGAGTATATGAAAGAGCATTATAAGGGCATGGAGATGCTAGAGTTTGCAGGCAAAATTTTTGTTCTAAACCCCTATATGCAAGATCATAAGGGAATTTCATATGCAAGAGAAAACTCCACCTTTTATTTAATGAGAAATTTAGCAAGAAATCTAGAAAAACCTATTTTTGGTTTTGATGGAGAAAATCCAAGTGTTGGGCATATCTCTATGCAACCCATTGATTTAAATGGTGGAGAAGCATTTTATAAAAAGATTCCCCAGAATGAGTTTTTTATGATTGGAGATAATAGGGATAATAGTGATGATTCAAGGTTTTGGGGAACAGTGCCTTATAAAAATATTATTGGGACTCCTTGGTTTATTTATTTGAGTTTAAATTTGGCAAATAGTGAAGAGGTGGGGGCCCAAGATAATGTAAAGATGCGCTATACAATTCGCTGGGATAGGATGTTTAAGAGTATAAAGACTTTGGAAAAAGGAGACATTTAAGCAGTGTTTTCTTTAGAAAATCAGGCTTTAAAAATTATTTGCTTGATTAGTGCATTTTTAATTGCAGTTATTGGACATGAGATTATGCATGGTCTTGTTGCTTATTATTATGGCGATGACACTGCAAAATCAGAGGGAAGGTTGAGTTTAAATCCCATTAAACATATTGATTTAATGGGATCAATTATTTTACCCTTAATGCTTTTTATTGCACAAGCGCCGTTTCTTTTTGGATGGGCAAAGCCTGTTCCTATTAATATGCATAAAATTATTTCACGATATGGCTATATGCCAGCAATTTATGTGAGTTTAGCAGGTATTGCTTATAATTTTTTGCTTGCATTGTTTGCAAGTTTTATTTTAAATCAATGGATAGGTGATTCTTTTGATAGTAATTTATCTAAGTTCTTTTATCTTCTTTTTTACTATCTTGTAGTTTATAACATTGTATTAGGTATCTTTAATCTTTGGCCTATTCCACCTTTAGATGGATCACAGGCTTTGAGGTTTTTTGCTTTAAAATTTGGTTTTAGTAGGATGGCTGATTTTCTATCTAGAATGCAGAATTTTGGCATTTTAATAATTTTATTTATCCTGGCTACACCTTTATCTAAAATATTTTTTTATCCTACTAATTTTTTGATAGAATTTTTCTTATCGTTAGGAGTGTAAATGAAGTATTTTTTGGCTACAGATCATGCTGGAGTTGAACTTGCTGGCTTTATAAAAGATTTTTTAATAAAAAGAGAAATAAAAGTAGAGTGTTTTTTGCCCCAAGAATCAGAGAGAGTGGATTATCCAGATTATGCACACAAACTATGCGAGGCCATCTTAAAAAATCAAGATAGTAGAGGTATTCTTGTTTGTGGTACAGGGATTGGAATGTGTATTAGTGCAAATAGATTTAAGGGCATAAGGGCTGCTTTGTGTACAGATTCTTATATGGCAAAAATGACACGCTTACATAATGATGCAAATGTTCTTTGTTTGGGGGCTAGGCTTAGTGGTATTGGTGAAGTGGAGTCTATTTTAGAAGCATTTTTAGATACAGAATTTGAGGGTGGTAGGCATCTTCAAAGGATTCAAAAGATTGAGCTAGAGGGAAATTGATGTTTGATAGCAATTTGATGAAATGGTTTTTTATTACCGTTTTTATATTATTTGTTTTATATATGTCTATTAAGACAATTTATTTTAAATCTGTGGCAGAAAAAGAGGAGAGAGCATCAGCTTCTATGAAGCTTACCCTACAAGAAGCAGAGATTTTGATTCAAAAACATCAGCTCCAATTGCAAAGAGCCCTTGGGAACATTGATTTATTAACTCAAGAGCTAAATAATTTAAAGAATGAATTAAAAACATTAAAGCAACGAAATACTCAATATCGTGTAGAAACAGATAAATATAAGAGTCGTATTAAAGATTTAGAACAAAAAATAGAGGCTTTATTATGAGTGAAAATCTGTTATATACAAAGGAATTCCAACAAGATCTTTTAGATTCTATTAGGAAGATAGAGGATTACCCAAAAAAGGGCATTTTGTTTCGAGATATTACTACCTTATTAAACAATAGGGAACTTTTTAATTCCTTGATTAAAAACTTAGCCCTAAGATATAGAGAGTATGAGTTGGATTTTATTGTAGGGATAGAATCTAGAGGTTTTATTTTTGGTGGGGCGTTGGCATTTGAGCTTGGAGCAGGTTTTGTTCCAATTAGAAAGAAGGGTAAATTGCCCTTTAAGACTTTTGAAAAAGAGTATGTCCTAGAGTATGGGGTAGATGTAGTTGAAATCCATCAAGATGCTTTTAGGGGAATGCAAAGACCAAGAGTTCTTTTAATAGATGATTTAATTGCTACAGCTGGAACAGCAAAAGCGAGTTTAGATCTAATTAAAGAAGCGGGGGGAAATTGCGTTGAGGCTTGTTTCTTGATTAGATTATTAGAGTTTGAGGGGTTGCAGGAGTTGCAAACAAAAATGTTTAGCGTATTAGAAATTTAGAGGCTTATAGATGAACAAGAGGGCTAAATGGCGGTTGTTACTTGCCTGCCTATTTATAGGTTTTGTTGGATTAGTTTTTTTATATGTAAAGCATATAGATTTTTCAATAGAAGAGCTTATCATAGGGTTTTGGGATAGATATGTTGCAGATTGGGGATATGTCATATTGTTTTTATGGAGTATTTTGGAGGGGGAGCTTGGGCTGATTTTTGCAGGTATTGCTGCTCATACAGGTCATCTAAATGTATGGATTGCAATTTTTGTAGCAGGTCTAGGTGGTTTTGTTGGAGATCAAATTTATTTCTATATTGGGAGATTGAATAAAAAATACATACAAAAAAAATTAGCTTCCCAGCGTAGAAAATTAGCACTTGCCCATTTATTGCTTCAAAGGTATGGGTGGCCAATTATTTTTATACAGCGGTATATGTATGGAATGAGGACGATCATACCTATTAGCATAGGACTTACGCGGTATAGCGCATTGAAATTTGCCATTATTAATTTTATCAGTGCATTGGTTTGGGCGGCAATTACAATTATACCTGCTTGGTTTTTAGGGGATGCAATTCTTGAAGTATTAAAGTTTTTTAAGCGATATCCTTATATTTTTGTTGTATTCGCTGCTATCTTTTTATTAGGGGTGCTATGGTATTTTAATATGAACACAAAAAAAATTGATAAAAAAATTCAAATAGAACTTATGAAGGATAAAAAATGAAAGATAAAATAAAAATAGTTTTAAGTGAATTAAAGGCCAAGCAGGCAAAGGAAGCAGAAGCGAGTGTGGTTTTTGTTGTTAATAAGGATTTGGATCATCATTTTGTTAATAAAAAGAGATTAGAAGAGTTTGGTTATAAGGGTGAGGGAAGCTTTTTTGATCAGGTAGAGAAAGTATTATATATAGGGATTGATGAGATTAGTCCAGATTGTTTGCGTGAGGCTGGATGTAGCGCAGTTTGGTATTTTAAGAATCTAAATTTTAAAAGTTTTAAAATCGGGGTATATGGAGATGAGAGTTGTTCTTATGCTTTGGTTTTGGGAATGCTCCTAGGGACTTACCAATTTGATAAGTATAAGAGCAAGAAAAAAGAGAATAAACTAGAGAAAGTTTATATTATAAATGATGGATATAAAAAAGATGCCTTTTTCCCACATCAAGAACAAATTGATAGGGCATTTGTGGTTGCTCAATCAATTTGTGATGTTAGAGATGTGGTAAATACAGCGCCTTATGAGGCTACACCAGAGTTTTTAGCTAAATGGGCAAAACAAATTGCTAAAACTAATAAAATAGATTGCAACATTCTTGATAAAAAAGATCTTAAAAAAGAGAATATGAATGCATTTTTAGCAGTAAATCGTGCTTCAGCTCATGATCCTTACTTGATTCATTTGAGCTATAAACCAAAAAAACCAAAAGCAAGAGTTGTCCTTGTGGGGAAGGGATTGACATATGATTGTGGAGGCTTAAGCTTAAAACCTGCAGATTTTATGGTAACAATGAAAGCAGATAAAGGTGGGGGATGTGCAGTCATTGGGATTATGCAGGCTATTTGTGAATTAAAATTACCTGTTGAGGTGCATGGAATTGTAGGTGCCACTGAAAATATGATTGGTGGGGATGCCTATAAACCTGATGATATTTTATACTCAAGAGAAGGAAAAACAATTGAGGTTCGCAATACTGATGCAGAAGGTAGATTAGTATTAGCAGATTGTTTGAGCTATGCACAGGATTTAAAACCAGATTATTTGATAGATTTTGCCACATTAACAGGCGCTTGTGTTGTGGGTCTTGGAGAATATACAAGTGGAATTATGGGATATAATGAAGAGCTTAAAAAGAGATTTGAAACTCAAGCCCTAAATAGTGGTGAGTTGGTTGCAAGATTGCCTTTTAATAGACATTTAGAAAAACTTATTGAATCAAAAATAGCTGATGTTTGTAATATTTCAAACTCTAGATATGGTGGTGCAATCACCGCAGGAATTTTCCTAGGGGCTTTTATCCGCGAAGAATTTAAACAAAAATGGTTGCATATTGATATTGCAGGACCAGCTTTTGTTGAGAGAGATTGGGATGTAAATGCTTATGGCGCTAGTGGAGCAGGTGTGCGTGCGGGTATAGAATTTATTAGCGATATTGCCTCAAGGGGTTAAAATGGGGTTATCAATAGGTATTGTAGGACTTCCTAATGTTGGAAAATCAAGCACCTTTAACGCACTGACAAAGGCCCAAAATGCGCAATCAGCAAATTATCCTTTTTGTACCATAGAGCCAAATCGTGCTGTTGTGGAAGTTCCTGATTCTAGATTAAATGAGGTTTCAAAAATTGTAAAACCAGAGAGGATTTTACATTCCATGGTTGAATTTGTTGATATTGCAGGTCTTGTAAGAGGTGCAAATAAAGGAGAGGGATTAGGTAATCAGTTTTTGGGCAACATTAAAGAAGTTGATGTGATCTTGCATTTGGTGCGTTGTTTTGATGATGAAAATGTTACGCATGTTGAGGGAAGTGTAGATCCCATTAGAGATATTGAAATTATTGATTTAGAGCTTTTGCTGGCAGATTTGGCTACATTGGAAAAGAGGATAGAAAAGCTTGTAAGACAAGCTAAGGCAGATAAAGAGGCTAAGAATATGCTTGATGTTGCTTTGGAATTAAAAAAGCATCTTGAGGAAGGAAGGCCAGTAAGAAGCTTTATTGAGAAAGATAGAGATGAGTTTAAAAATCTAAATAGGGAATTAAGGTTTTTAAGCAACAAGGAAATAATTTTTGGTGCGAATGTTTCAGAAGATTTCTTGGCTCAAGATAATGAATATATAAGGTCTTTAAAACAATATGCAAGTGCAAACCACTGCGAAGTAATTAAGCTTTGCGCAAAGCTTGAAGAAGATATGGTTGGAATGGAAGAAGCAGAAAAAAAAGAGTTTTTAGAGAGCTTGGGTTGCAAAGAAAGCGGGTTGGAGCAAATTATCCGTACAGGTTTTTATAAATTAGGTCTTATTAGTTATTTCACTGCTGGAGTTAAAGAAGTGAGAGCTTGGACTATTAAAAAGGGTTCTAGTGCACCAGTTGCAGCAGGTGTTATTCATAAAGACTTTGAAAGAGGTTTTATTAAAGCAGAAACGATTAGTTATGATGATTTTATCAAATACGGGGGAGAAGCAAAGGCAAAAGAGGCCGGTGCTTTGAGAGTAGAGGGTAAGGATTATGTCGTCCAAGATGGCGACATAATGCACTTTAAGTTTAATGTCTAATTACACCGAAAAACCACTATTGCACTTGATGTAATAGTGTTGTCTTGATCTGCTACAATAGGCTCTTGTTGCATACTTATCAATTGTTTTGAAGAATCTAGCGATTGTGGTGCAAAGTTTATCTCTTTAATTTTACACTCCTTTTTAAGAGTAATTTCATAGTCTTTTCTTGCTCCCTCTGCTTTTTCAAGGATTTGGTTTCTAAGTGTAAGTTGGGCATCTTGTAGCTGATTTTGAGTGATATCTGGTTCTATGATAGGTATTGAAAGGATAAGCTGACCTCCCAACATAAGATTTAAATCCGCTAAGATTTCTTTATATTCTTTGATTCTATCTTGATGAAAGGCACATTGGATATTAGAATATACTCTTTGCCCATTTGGGACTTCTTTACCATCTTTATAATCAAAAGTAGGCTGGATAGAGTAGCCAGATGGATGACAAATATCACTTTGTTTAATTCTTAGGGTAATTTTTTCAAAAATTTTTTCAATATCTTTTTTATCTTCTTGTGAGAGAACAGGTTTAGTGCTAAGTGTTGGTGAAGCACTAAATTCTAAAGATGCTTTTAGAGTTTCAGATTTTACCTTTGTGTTTGCGTAAAAATCCTGAAGAATGTTTAATTCTTTAGGGTTTTTTTGAAAAAAAGAACCAAGAAAGTAGTAAAAAAATCCACCACCACAAAATAGCAAAAGACTTATTAGGGTTATGCTAATACATTTTAGCCATTTCATTTTCATCCTTTATGATTTAATAATTTCTAATGTCTTAAGAAAGCTTAAGCACTCAAGTTGCATTCCCGTTGTCATATTTTTTAATGTAATCGTTTTACTTTGAAATTCTCTCTCTCCAATAATAATAGCAAATTCATGCCCTTTTTGATCTGCATAACTTAACTGCTTTTTAAGTTTATGGGCTTCTGGATAGACTTCAGTATTTACAAGACTACGACGGAAAGATTCTGCTAGTTTATGTGCAAAAGGCAAATAATCTTGATGTGTACATACAATAAGAATTCTTGCAGTTGTAGATTTAGAATCTATAAAACCTAAATCTTGAAGGCCCGCAAGGAGACGATCTAGTCCAATTGAAGCTCCAACGCCCCCAAGAGCTTCTTTTGAAAAAGTTCTTGTGAGATTGTCATATCTACCCCCCGAACAAACACTTCCTAGTGTCTTGAGGCGATTTAAAGTAGTTTCATATACAATGCCTGTATAATAGCCAAGTCCCCTTGCAATGGAGAAATTAACACGATAGCAGTCACTATCCATCTCCAAATCTTCTAATATTTTACACATAGATTCTATTTCTTCAATACCTTTTTTAAGCTCATCATCCCATTGTTTCATAAATGCGATTTCTTTAAAAAACTCTTCTTTGTGTTGTGTTTGCTTAATACTTGTTGTTTGTAGCAAACCTTCTGCTTTCTTATCAGTAAGTTGTAGATTCTTTTTTAATTCCTCTTTTGTTGCCTCTAGACCTATCTTTTCAATTTTATCAATAATCCGAAGTGTATCTTGAACGGCTTTTTCCTCAGTAATTCCAAAATATCTACAAATACCATTCAAGATGCTTCTATGATTAAGCCAAATAATAAAATCATTAATACCAAGACTCATTAATGATGCATGGATCACCTGAATAACCTCTGCATCACAAGCAACACTTGCGCTTCCAATAAAATCAAAATCACACTGCGTAAATTCTCTATATCTTCCTTTTTGAGCTCTCTCTCCTCTAAAGACATTGCCAATGGCATAACGCTTAAAAGGCAGTCCCACTTCATTTTTATATTGGGAAATAAATCTTGCCAAAGGAACGGTTTGATCAAATCTCAAAGCCACATCTCTTTTTCCGTGGTCTTGAAAGCGATAAAGTTCTTTTTGAATCTCATCACTCCCTTGTTTAACTAAAACATCTGCATACTCTAAGTGGGGAGTTTCAATTGGGACAAAACCAAAACTCTCAAAAACTGCCACAAGTTTTCTTAATAGAGCTTCTTTGGCTATAGCTTCATTAGGAAGTCTGTCTCTAAAACCACTTAGGGTCCTTGGTGTAACTAACATTCTCTTGCTCCGATCTTTTAAGTTTTTGGTAATTTTACCTACTTTTGTGTAAAATTATCATAAAAGACATCTTGAGTTGGGGTTTATGAGAGTTTTGATTAGAATGCCAAATTGGCTAGGAGATGGGGTAATGATATCTCCTATTTTTGAATTCTTAAAAAGTTATTATCCTCAAGCTAATTTTGTTTTAGTTGGACCTGAAGTAGTATGTGAATTATATAAAAGAGATAAAAGAGTAGAAAAAATTTTTATAGATAAAACAAAAACGAGTAAAAGTCGTTTTTTTGCAACTTATAGACTTGCTAAGATAATAGGAAAATGTGACATTGCTATCACTTTTACAAATCATTTTTACTCAGCTTTGTTGCTTTTTTTTACTCAAACTACGATTAGAATCGGATATAGGGGGCTATTGAGAAATTATCTTTTAACAAGAAGAGTTCCAAAGATAAAAACCAAACACCAAGTATTATCTTATGCACAGTTATTAGAAAAAGGATTGGATGTTAGAATAGGTAATTTAGGAGGGTTAAAACTTATTGCCCATCCAAGAAAAAAAAGTCAGATAAAGACTCTTGGTATTAGTACAGGAGCTGCTTTTGGTGCATCTAAAATCTGGTATCCCGAATATTTTGCTCAAGTAGTAATTTATTTTTTAAGACTTGGTTTTAGAGTTATTTTATTTGGAAATGGAAAGGAAGCTTTAAATAATCAAGAGATCTATAAATATGTTTGTAAAGAGGTAGGTGAAGATAGGTTAGAAAATTTATTGGATTTAAGTAATCAAACAAACATCTTAGAATTAATAGATTGGATTGCAAGTTTGGATATTTTTTTAAGTAATGATAGTGGTCCGATGCATGTTGCAGCAGCTTTAGATATACCATTGGTGGCCTTATTTGGTGCCACTCATCCGACATATTGCCTTCCTTGGAAAAATACTAAAAATATTATTATTAATAAGCATCTTGAATGCTCACCTTGTCAAAAAAAGATCTGTCCTTTAGGACATCATCTGTGTATGAAAAGTATAAAACCACAAGAGGTAATTCAAGCTATTCATCAACTTTTAAAGGAATATTATGCAAATTGATCTCGCAACATCTTCTTTATTAACAAAGTATAAAATACTAAGCAATTCTGTAACACCAAGACCCATTGCTTGGATAGTTACAGTAAATAACAATGGAGTGGTCAATATGGCTCCATTTTCTTTTTTTGCACCAATTAGTACAGATCCTGTAGCATTTTCTATATGTTTTTCCCTTAAGAGCAATGGAGATCTTAAAGATACCTTTAAAAATATTCTTGAAGAAAGAAGGGCAACGATATGCATGTGTGATATGAAAAACTTGAAATCAATGCATCTAACCTCTCAGGAAATAGATTCTCAAACAAGTGAAGCATTGGTTTTTGATATTAAATTAAAGGTAATAAATCCTCTTTATCCTCCTATACCTGAGCATACAAAAGGAGCCTTTTTGTGTGATTTTCTTGATATCTTAAAAATTGGAAAAAGCTCAAAAACGGTTTTAATGGAAGCAAAAGAGTTTTTTATCGATGATGAATTTTATAATCCAAATTTGGATTTTCGGTTTGATAATGTTGGTAGAGTAGGTAAAGAATATCAGATAACAACAAAGGCTATAAAGCCTACAGAACTTATTTAAACCATTGTATGATTTAAGTAAGTTATCATTTGCAATTTTTGCATCAAGCTTTGTATGGTTTGTTGCATTTTTGGATTAATTCCTTGTTGCTTTCTGGTGGCCTCAAAGCTATCAAAGTCAAGTTTAGGGCTTTTTTTAGCTAAAAAATCCATCGCCACTTCTTCTTGTTGGTTAATAAGAGCCTCTCTTTTTAGCTTATCGGCAAGTGCTAGAAATGAAGGGACATCTTTGAGTGCATCTTTTATATAGGGTCTAATTTGTTTAATTTTTTTGTAGTCTTGAGAGAGATCAAGATAATCTTGTGCATTTTGGTTTGATAATTTTATGTAGTTTGACTGACTCTCTAACTCTTGTAATTCTGATGCATTTTTAGTTTGAAAAATATTCTCTTGGTAGCGTTTGGAAAGAATATTTGATAGTGAATGATTTTGATTTTGTATTTGCATAAGTTCCCCTAAGTTTTACAAAATACAAAGCAAAAAATATTCCATATATAAAGGTATAAAGGCTTAAAAATAAAGATTATGAAAAAGAATACAACTATAGAAAAAGTGAAGTTAAAAAGGTAATGAAAGATAAAAATAACTCTAATATAGAGTTATTTTTTTTAATGCTGATCCTCTTCTTGGACCAAGACTGCACCTGCAAGATAAACATAAGTAAGAATCATAAAGATGAAAGCTTGTAAGATTCCCATAAAGAAAAGAACTAAAAAAGGAGCCACAGGGACAACCCAAGGAACAAGCATCAGCATCACAAGCAAGAACATATCATCACCTTTAATATTACCAAAGAGACGGAAAGTAAGGGAAATGATTCTAGAAAAGTGCGAAATAATCTCAATTGGAAGCATCAAGGGCGTAAGAAGTTTAATAGGCCCCATAAAATGTTTAAAATAATGAACAA
Coding sequences within it:
- the ychF gene encoding redox-regulated ATPase YchF — translated: MGLSIGIVGLPNVGKSSTFNALTKAQNAQSANYPFCTIEPNRAVVEVPDSRLNEVSKIVKPERILHSMVEFVDIAGLVRGANKGEGLGNQFLGNIKEVDVILHLVRCFDDENVTHVEGSVDPIRDIEIIDLELLLADLATLEKRIEKLVRQAKADKEAKNMLDVALELKKHLEEGRPVRSFIEKDRDEFKNLNRELRFLSNKEIIFGANVSEDFLAQDNEYIRSLKQYASANHCEVIKLCAKLEEDMVGMEEAEKKEFLESLGCKESGLEQIIRTGFYKLGLISYFTAGVKEVRAWTIKKGSSAPVAAGVIHKDFERGFIKAETISYDDFIKYGGEAKAKEAGALRVEGKDYVVQDGDIMHFKFNV
- the hisS gene encoding histidine--tRNA ligase, with translation MLVTPRTLSGFRDRLPNEAIAKEALLRKLVAVFESFGFVPIETPHLEYADVLVKQGSDEIQKELYRFQDHGKRDVALRFDQTVPLARFISQYKNEVGLPFKRYAIGNVFRGERAQKGRYREFTQCDFDFIGSASVACDAEVIQVIHASLMSLGINDFIIWLNHRSILNGICRYFGITEEKAVQDTLRIIDKIEKIGLEATKEELKKNLQLTDKKAEGLLQTTSIKQTQHKEEFFKEIAFMKQWDDELKKGIEEIESMCKILEDLEMDSDCYRVNFSIARGLGYYTGIVYETTLNRLKTLGSVCSGGRYDNLTRTFSKEALGGVGASIGLDRLLAGLQDLGFIDSKSTTARILIVCTHQDYLPFAHKLAESFRRSLVNTEVYPEAHKLKKQLSYADQKGHEFAIIIGEREFQSKTITLKNMTTGMQLECLSFLKTLEIIKS
- the waaF gene encoding lipopolysaccharide heptosyltransferase II codes for the protein MRVLIRMPNWLGDGVMISPIFEFLKSYYPQANFVLVGPEVVCELYKRDKRVEKIFIDKTKTSKSRFFATYRLAKIIGKCDIAITFTNHFYSALLLFFTQTTIRIGYRGLLRNYLLTRRVPKIKTKHQVLSYAQLLEKGLDVRIGNLGGLKLIAHPRKKSQIKTLGISTGAAFGASKIWYPEYFAQVVIYFLRLGFRVILFGNGKEALNNQEIYKYVCKEVGEDRLENLLDLSNQTNILELIDWIASLDIFLSNDSGPMHVAAALDIPLVALFGATHPTYCLPWKNTKNIIINKHLECSPCQKKICPLGHHLCMKSIKPQEVIQAIHQLLKEYYAN
- a CDS encoding flavin reductase, which codes for MQIDLATSSLLTKYKILSNSVTPRPIAWIVTVNNNGVVNMAPFSFFAPISTDPVAFSICFSLKSNGDLKDTFKNILEERRATICMCDMKNLKSMHLTSQEIDSQTSEALVFDIKLKVINPLYPPIPEHTKGAFLCDFLDILKIGKSSKTVLMEAKEFFIDDEFYNPNLDFRFDNVGRVGKEYQITTKAIKPTELI